One segment of Synchiropus splendidus isolate RoL2022-P1 chromosome 4, RoL_Sspl_1.0, whole genome shotgun sequence DNA contains the following:
- the dera gene encoding deoxyribose-phosphate aldolase: protein MSARNPGTKLDLEWVSKVKVNTQAVLKRAQQIQAQKIPKKQWQAAWLLKAITCIDLTTLAGDDTPSNVHRLCLKATQPVRYDLLQEMDMHDKGVTTAAVCVYPSRVADAVKSLKAANSSLPVASVATGFPAGQTPLETRLQEVRMAVADGATEIDIVINRTLALTGQWEAMYDEIRQFQEACGDAHMKTILAIGELGTFTNVYKASLVSMMAGSDFIKTSTGKESVNATYPVAIVMVRAIRDYFLSTGYKVGFKPAGGIRTASESLVWLILMKEELGNEWLSPHLFRLGASSLLADIERQIYHHVTGKYAAYHQLPMA, encoded by the exons ATGTCTGCACGAAACCCGGGGACCAAACTCG ACTTGGAGTGGGTGTCCAAAGTGAAGGTCAACACTCAGGCTGTCCTGAAACGAGCTCAGCAGATCCAAGCTCAGAAGATCCCCAAGAAGCAGTGGCAG GCTGCCTGGCTGCTCAAGGCCATCACATGCATCGACCTGACCACTCTTGCTGGAGACGACACGCCATCCAACGTACATCGGCTTTGCCTGAAGGCCACCCAGCCTGTCCGGTACGACCTGCTCCAGGAGATGGACATGCATGACAAAG gagtgactactgctgctgtgtgtgtgtacccgTCTCGAGTGGCGGACGCTGTGAAGTCATTGAAAGCAGCCAACTCCAGCCTCCCTGTTGCCTCAG TTGCTACTGGTTTCCCGGCAGGCCAGACCCCACTGGAGACCCGTCTGCAGGAAGTCCGCATGGCTGTCGCTGACGGCGCCACCGAGATCGACATTGTCATCAACAGAACTCTGGCGCTGACGGGACAGTgggaag CCATGTATGATGAGATTCGTCAGTTTCAGGAGGCCTGTGGCGATGCCCACATGAAGACCATCCTTGCTATCGGAGAACTGGGAACCTTCACCAACGTCTACAAAGCCAGCCTGGTCTCCATGATGGCAG GGTCAGACTTCATTAAGACCTCCACTGGAAAGGAGAGTGTCAACGCCACTTACCCCGTCGCCATAGTGATGGTGAGGGCCATCCGTGACTACTTCCTGTCCACCGGCTACAAG GTGGGGTTCAAGCCAGCAGGTGGCATCAGAACAGCAAGTGAGTCCCTGGTGTGGCTCATCCTGATGAAGGAAGAACTTGGCAACGAGTGGCTGAGCCCTCACCTGTTTCGCCTGGGAGCCAGCAGCCTGCTGGCTGACATCGAGAGACAG ATTTACCACCACGTGACCGGGAAGTATGCCGCCTATCACCAGCTGCCGATGGCCTGA